The nucleotide sequence CTATGATTCTACAATAATTTGGAATTCAAATTATCGATTACAATGGAAAGATTTTAAAAGCACTAAAAGAACAACTTCTAATGAACGAGCTGCAGCAGTAACAGCTTCAGGAATCTCGTTTGGATTTTCGGCAAAACAAACTAAAACACGATTATTAAGTTACGATTATCATGTCATTTCACATTTTTATCCAGAAAAATCTTGGTATTTTAAAGGTAAAGAAAATAATGTGATTTTAGAACATGAACGCCTCCATTTCGATATTACCGAATTGTTTGCTAGAAAATTGAGAAAGCGTATTGAAAACACAACGTTTACTTTAAACATTAAGAACGAAATGAATACGCTTAATAGGCAAATTAATGAAGAGTTAAAAGAGTTTCAAGAACAATATGATTCTGAAACTCAACATTCTATACGCCTTGAAGCTCAGAAAAAATGGGAAAAAGATGTAGCCCTTCAACTAATGAGACTTAATTATTATAAATAATATTTTTTGGACACTAATACGAGCAAGCAATTTTTAGTAAAACTAGCAATGACTAAAATGCCTTATGGTAAATATAAAGATAGATATATGATTGATTTACCTGAATATTATATTGTTTGGTATCGCAATAAAGGATTTCCTAAAGGGCAAATAGGAAACATGTTAGCTACAGTTTATGAATTAAAAATAAATGGACTAGAGTATTTAGTAAGAAATATTCAAAAACAAATGGTGGAATAAAATTTTAGTTAATCTAATTATAGATAATTTTATTGTTAATTGTTTTTAGAATAATAATTTATACTAATAAATTTTTTAGGACTTATCATAAAAAGAATCTGCTAAAAAACACAAATAACAATGTTTAATAAACTCAAAAGTTTCAATTCTTCTTTGTAAATTTGCCTGCGTTTAAAAGCGCAAGATGACAAGCACAACAAAATATGTTTTTGTAACTGGAGGTGTAACCTCTTCATTAGGAAAAGGAATAATAGCTGCCTCTTTAGCTAAACTCCTTCAAGCACAAGGTTACCGTACTACAATTCAAAAATTAGATCCTTATATTAATATCGATCCAGGGACTTTAAACCCTTATGAACATGGTGAATGTTATGTAACCGATGATGGTGCAGAAACCGATCTAGATCTTGGACATTATGAGCGTTTTTTAAACGTACCTACTTCACAAGCAAATAATGTAACCACAGGCAGAATTTATCAAAATGTAATCGACAAAGAACGCCGTGGTGAATTTTTAGGAAAAACAGTACAAGTTATTCCTCATATTACAGATGAGATTAAAGAACGTATCCAAATTTTAGGAAAATCTGGCGATTACGATATTGTTATTACAGAAATAGGAGGGACAGTAGGAGATATTGAATCGCTACCGTACATTGAAGCTGTACGACAATTACAATGGGAATTAGGGGAAGATAATGCTATAGTAATTCATTTAACTTTAATTCCATATTTATCTGCTGCAGGAGAATTAAAAACTAAACCTACACAACATAGTGTTAAAACACTTATGGAGAGTGGAGTACAAGCTAATATTTTAGTATGTAGAACTGAACACGAACTAAGTGAAAGCTTAAAAGTGAAATTAGCACGTTTTTGTAATGTAAAACAAGAAGCAGTAATCCAATCTATTGATGCTTCTACCATTTATGATGTGCCAAATTTAATGCTAGAAGAAAAACTAGATAAAGTTGTTTTAAAACGATTAAAGTTAGAATGTACTTCACCAGATTTAACACGCTGGAACGAATTTTTATCACGTCACAAAAACCCTAAAAATGAAATTACAATTGGATTAATTGGTAAATATGTTGAGTTACAAGATTCGTACAAATCTATTTTAGAATCTTTTATTCATGCTGGAGCTGCGAATGAAGTAAAGATAAATATAGAATCTATTCATTCCGAATATTTATCAGATACAGATGTTGAAGTTAAATTATCGCATTTAGATGGTGTATTGGTTGCACCAGGATTTGGAGAACGAGGTATTGAAGGTAAAATTGATGCTGTAAAATATGTTCGAGAACATAACATTCCATTTTTAGGAATTTGCTTGGGAATGCAAATGGCTGTGATTGAATATAGTAGAAATGTGCTAGGTTTGGCAGATGCTAACTCTACAGAAATGAATGCTAATACACCACACCCGGTAATTGATATTATGGAAGAACAAAAATCAATTACTAATAAAGGAGGAACCATGCGTTTAGGTGCTTGGGATTGTGAATTAGCTGAAGATAGTATTGTAGCCAATGTTTATGAAGATACTTTAATACAAGAACGTCATCGTCATAGATATGAATTTAATAGTAGTTATAAATCTCAAATTGAAACTGCAGGAATGAAAACTACGGGCTATAACCCTAAAACAGGCTTAGTAGAAATTGTAGAAATTCCTGATCACCCTTGGTTTGTTGGTGTGCAATACCATCCAGAATATAAAAGCACCGTTTCTAACCCCCATCCACTATTTGTAGCTTTTGTAAAAGCAGCACTAACCCATAATAAAAATAAATAATGCCAGAATGGCATAAAACAAAAATTCGGTTAATATTTTGATATATAATAAAAACTAACATTGACCAAAGATTTATAAGATATTTAAATGGAAGAAAAAAAATTAGATGTTAAATCCATAATTGGCTTTGTCCTTATTTTTGGAATATTATTATGGATGCTTTATAATAACAAGCCAACTCCAGAAGAATTAGAAGCTCAAGAAAAAGCAAAACAAGAACAAATTGCAACTGAGAAAGCACAAGAGAACGAAACAGATGTCTTTACACCTGCTCCAAGTGAATTTTCAGCTGCGGATACTACAGACTCTACACAATTAGCACAATTACAAAATAAAATAGGTGCTTTTGCATATTCAGCGTCATTACCATCGGCGACAGACGAAGAAACAATTTTTGAAAACGAAGTACTGTATTTAAAAATTAATAATAAGGGAGGCTATATTTCAGAAGTAAAACTTAAAGACTATGTAGATCATAATGCAATTCCTATTTATTTAATAAAAGATCATAATTCGATTTTTAATATCAAATTTGGAACTACAGATAATAGAACTTTAAATACACAAGACCTTTATTTTGAACCTACTTTAACTAAAAATGGAGACAATCAGATATTGTCAATGAAGTTAAAAGTATCTCCAACACAATTTTTAGAATACCGATACGAGCTAAAACCTAATGATTATATGTTAGGATTTAATGTGCGCTCTCAAGGTTTAAGTAATATTATTAACGGATCTCAAAATGTAGTTTTAGATTGGAAGTTAAAAGGACGTCGCCAAGCTAAAAGTATTACTTATGAAAATAGATATACACGCTTAACTTACCAGCATGATGGTGAAAAAATTGATAAGTTATCACAAGCAGGTAATGATGAAGAAACAGAAGAAGATGTTAGCTGGCTATCATACAGACAACACTTTTTTAGTTCAATATTAGTTGCTGATAAACCTTTTAAATCTGTTAATTTTAAATCTGAAACCTTAGTAAAAGATGAGGCAATAGATACGTTATTTACTAAAAGTTATGCAACATCTATTCCTTTAGAATTAACCGGGGGTGAATTAAATGAACCATTGCATATGTACTATGGTCCTACAGATACAGCAACTTTAAAAGCCTATGATAAAAATTTAGAAGAAAGTATCCCTTATGGATGGGGAATTTTTGGATGGATTAACAAACAATTATTTATACCGCTATTTGCATTTTTAAGTGGATTCTTACCTTATGGAATTGCCATTATTGTAATGACGATTTTAATTAAATTATTAATGTCTTTTGTGCAATACAAGCAATTTTTGTCTCAAGCAAAAATGAAAATTTTAAAACCTGAATTAGAAGCTTTAAAGGAAAAATTTAAAGGTAACAAAATGAAAATCCAGCAAGAGACAATGGCACTCCAAAATAAAGCAGGAGCAAGCCCATTAGCAGGTTGTTTGCCAGCATTATTACAAATGCCTGTATTCTATGCCCTATTTACATTTTTTCCTACAGCATTTGCATTACGTCAAAAAAGTTTTTTATGGGCAGAAGATTTATCATCTTATGACGTAATAGCAGAACTTCCATTTAGAATTCCACTTTATGGAGATCACGTGAGTTTATTTCCGATTTTAGCATCTATAGCGATTTTCTTTTATATGAAAATGACTACTGGACAACAAGCGGCTACACAACCTACTCAAGAAGGGATGCCAGATATGGCAAAAATGATGAAGTATATGATTTACTTATCACCAATAATGATGCTATTTTTCTTTAATAATTATGCGAGTGGATTGAGTTTGTACTATTTCATTTCTAACCTAATTAGTATAGGTATCATGATAGTTATTAAAAATTATATTATTGATGAAGAAAAAGTACTAGCTAAAATTGAAGTGAAGAAAAGCAAACCGCAAAAACAGAGTCGTTTTAAACAGAGAATGGCTGAAATGATGGAACAAGCGGAACAGCAGAGAAAAAATCAACAAAAAAGAAAATAAATTAAAAGCTGTCATTTTTATTGACAGCTTTTTTGTTTATATAATTTTGAACCTTCAATTTCGTTATCTTAATACAGAATTATATATCTAATCTGGAATATTCAATAATAGAATAATAAATGAAAAACTTCATTTTATACATTACATTACTTTTTGTTGGTATAGGCAATTCTCAAGAGATAAATCAATTTGATGCAAACGGAAATCGTCATGGTGTATGGAAAAAAAAGTTTGATGATACTGAGCAAATTCGTTATGAAGGAGAGTTTAACCATGGTAGGGAAATTGGGCTGTTTAAGTTTTACAAACTTATCAAGAAAAAGAGTGTGCTAACTGCAACTAAAGAATTTAATGATAGTAATTTAAGTGCTAAGGTTAAATTTTTATCATCTAAGGGTAAAGTCATCAGCGAAGGTAAAATGATTGGTAAAACTTATGTAGGGGATTGGATTTATTATCATAATAACTCTACAAAAGTAATGACGTCCGAAACTTATACAAATGAAGGACTGTTAACAGGGAAACGCTTAGTATATTATAAAACAGGACAATTAGCAGAAGAAGCTAATTATGTTAATGGTAAATTAGAAGGAGTTTCAAAATGGATATCACTTAAAAATGTAGTATTAAAAGAATTCATTTATGAAAACAATGAACTTCATGGTATTGCAAAATATCACAATCCAAAAGGAGAGCTTTTAGCTGAAGGAAATTATAAAAGAGGTAAAAAAGTTGGGATATGGAAATACTATGAAAACGGTAAACTTATAGAAGAAAAAGATTTTAATAAAATCTCTAAAAAGAAAACTAAACAATAAACTTTAATATAAATTGTAGATAGTAAAAAGAGCAGTAAATTAATACTGCCCTTTTTTTTATTTGTAAATTTGCAGCCTAAAATCGTAATGATTTAATATATGAAAAGGGTAATTGTAGGACTTTCAGGAGGTGTAGATTCTAGTGTTGCGGCTTATTTATTAAAAAAACAAGGTTATGAAGTAATAGGCTTGTTTATGAAAAATTGGCATGATGATTCTGTAACAATCTCTAATGAATGCCCATGGTTAGATGATAGTAATGATGCGATGCTTGTTGCAGAGAAATTAGGTATTCCTTTCCAAACAGTAGACTTAAGTGAACAATATAAAGAACGTATTGTAGATTATATGTTTAAAGAGTACGAAATGGGGCGTACACCAAATCCAGATGTACTTTGTAATCGTGAGATTAAGTTTGATGTATTTATGAAAATTGCTTTAGAACTTGGAGCAGATTATGTCGCTACAGGTCATTATTGCAGAAAAGGAGAAATAACTAAAGATGGAAATACAGTTTATCAGCTTTTAGCAGGTAAAGATGCTAATAAAGATCAATCTTATTTTTTATGTCAATTATCACAAGAGCAACTGTCAAAAACTTTATTTCCCATAGGAGAATTATTAAAACCTGAAGTTCGTGAGATAGCTGCCTCTCAAAACTTAATTACTGCAAATAAAAAAGACTCACAAGGCCTTTGTTTTATAGGTAAAGTGAAGCTTCCAGATTTTTTACAACAACAATTAAAACCTAAAGAAGGTGTTATTGTAGAAGTCCCCGAAACCCAACAGTTTTATAATACATCTGTTCCAAGCTTTGATTCTTTAGATGAAAAACTAAAGTATTTATCTCGTAAAATTAAATATACAACCACAGATGGTAAAATTGTAGGAAAACATCAAGGAGCACATTATTTTACC is from Flavobacteriaceae bacterium and encodes:
- a CDS encoding DUF922 domain-containing protein, coding for MYKFLVAICFVCTIHQDQDYDSTIIWNSNYRLQWKDFKSTKRTTSNERAAAVTASGISFGFSAKQTKTRLLSYDYHVISHFYPEKSWYFKGKENNVILEHERLHFDITELFARKLRKRIENTTFTLNIKNEMNTLNRQINEELKEFQEQYDSETQHSIRLEAQKKWEKDVALQLMRLNYYK
- a CDS encoding CTP synthase, yielding MTSTTKYVFVTGGVTSSLGKGIIAASLAKLLQAQGYRTTIQKLDPYINIDPGTLNPYEHGECYVTDDGAETDLDLGHYERFLNVPTSQANNVTTGRIYQNVIDKERRGEFLGKTVQVIPHITDEIKERIQILGKSGDYDIVITEIGGTVGDIESLPYIEAVRQLQWELGEDNAIVIHLTLIPYLSAAGELKTKPTQHSVKTLMESGVQANILVCRTEHELSESLKVKLARFCNVKQEAVIQSIDASTIYDVPNLMLEEKLDKVVLKRLKLECTSPDLTRWNEFLSRHKNPKNEITIGLIGKYVELQDSYKSILESFIHAGAANEVKINIESIHSEYLSDTDVEVKLSHLDGVLVAPGFGERGIEGKIDAVKYVREHNIPFLGICLGMQMAVIEYSRNVLGLADANSTEMNANTPHPVIDIMEEQKSITNKGGTMRLGAWDCELAEDSIVANVYEDTLIQERHRHRYEFNSSYKSQIETAGMKTTGYNPKTGLVEIVEIPDHPWFVGVQYHPEYKSTVSNPHPLFVAFVKAALTHNKNK
- the yidC gene encoding membrane protein insertase YidC — encoded protein: MEEKKLDVKSIIGFVLIFGILLWMLYNNKPTPEELEAQEKAKQEQIATEKAQENETDVFTPAPSEFSAADTTDSTQLAQLQNKIGAFAYSASLPSATDEETIFENEVLYLKINNKGGYISEVKLKDYVDHNAIPIYLIKDHNSIFNIKFGTTDNRTLNTQDLYFEPTLTKNGDNQILSMKLKVSPTQFLEYRYELKPNDYMLGFNVRSQGLSNIINGSQNVVLDWKLKGRRQAKSITYENRYTRLTYQHDGEKIDKLSQAGNDEETEEDVSWLSYRQHFFSSILVADKPFKSVNFKSETLVKDEAIDTLFTKSYATSIPLELTGGELNEPLHMYYGPTDTATLKAYDKNLEESIPYGWGIFGWINKQLFIPLFAFLSGFLPYGIAIIVMTILIKLLMSFVQYKQFLSQAKMKILKPELEALKEKFKGNKMKIQQETMALQNKAGASPLAGCLPALLQMPVFYALFTFFPTAFALRQKSFLWAEDLSSYDVIAELPFRIPLYGDHVSLFPILASIAIFFYMKMTTGQQAATQPTQEGMPDMAKMMKYMIYLSPIMMLFFFNNYASGLSLYYFISNLISIGIMIVIKNYIIDEEKVLAKIEVKKSKPQKQSRFKQRMAEMMEQAEQQRKNQQKRK
- a CDS encoding toxin-antitoxin system YwqK family antitoxin; its protein translation is MKNFILYITLLFVGIGNSQEINQFDANGNRHGVWKKKFDDTEQIRYEGEFNHGREIGLFKFYKLIKKKSVLTATKEFNDSNLSAKVKFLSSKGKVISEGKMIGKTYVGDWIYYHNNSTKVMTSETYTNEGLLTGKRLVYYKTGQLAEEANYVNGKLEGVSKWISLKNVVLKEFIYENNELHGIAKYHNPKGELLAEGNYKRGKKVGIWKYYENGKLIEEKDFNKISKKKTKQ
- the mnmA gene encoding tRNA 2-thiouridine(34) synthase MnmA; translated protein: MKRVIVGLSGGVDSSVAAYLLKKQGYEVIGLFMKNWHDDSVTISNECPWLDDSNDAMLVAEKLGIPFQTVDLSEQYKERIVDYMFKEYEMGRTPNPDVLCNREIKFDVFMKIALELGADYVATGHYCRKGEITKDGNTVYQLLAGKDANKDQSYFLCQLSQEQLSKTLFPIGELLKPEVREIAASQNLITANKKDSQGLCFIGKVKLPDFLQQQLKPKEGVIVEVPETQQFYNTSVPSFDSLDEKLKYLSRKIKYTTTDGKIVGKHQGAHYFTKGQRRGLAVGGTPEPLFVIDTDVEENVIYTGQGKDHPGLLKKALFVTDDEIHWVREDLNIENGTTLNVKARIRYRQSLENATLYKTKGGMYVEFENLQSAITEGQFVAWYLDNELVGSGVIS